One Thermorudis peleae genomic window, AGACAACGACAAATACCAACATGTGAGGGAGTCAGCGTGGCACGACAAAAGACGAAAGGCACGACGAAGCAAACAACCAAGCAGACGAAGAAGACTACCACGACAGCGAGCACGACAACTGCGCGCTCACGCACGAGCAACGGCGACGACGGCATGCTCGTCATCGTGGAATCGCCAGCCAAGGCACGGACGATCAGCCGGTATCTTGGCCCGGGTTATACCGTCATGGCATCAATGGGACATGTCCGCGACTTGCCGAAGAGCAAGCTCGGGGTTGACGTCGAGCACGGCTTTACGCCGACCTACGTCATTCTCAAAGAGAAACAGCCGGTCATCAAAGAACTGAAGGAGCGGGTTAACCAAGCGCGCGAGCTGATCCTTGCCACTGACCCAGACCGTGAGGGGGAGGCGATTGCCTGGCATCTGATCGAGGCGACCGGTGCGCATGAAAAGCCGCGCCGCCGGATTGTCTTCCACGAGATTACGCCTGAGGCGATCCGGGCAGCCTTACAAAGCCCACGCGACATCGACATGCGACTCGTGAACGCCCAGCAGGCGCGGCGCGTGCTCGACCGGCTGGTTGGCTATGAGATCAGCCCCTTGCTCTGGCGGAAAGTACGACGGGGGCTCTCAGCTGGGCGTGTGCAATCGGTCGCCTTGCGGCTCATTGTGGAACGTGAGCGAGAAATTCAAGCATTCGTTCCCCAAGAGTATTGGACGATTGCCGTCGACCTCATGCCGGAGCCGGACGGGACAACCGAGCCGCAGCCATTTACGGCAGCGCTTGTCCGGATCAACGGCGAAAAGCCGGAACTCCCAAACGAAGCGGCCGCTCGCGCGGTTGCCGAGGCGCTCGAACGTGCCGGCTACTGGGTGCAACAGGTCACACAGCGAGAGAAGCAGCGCCGCCCTGCCCCACCGTTTACGACCAGCACCTTGCAGCAAGAGGCAGCGCGGAAGTTGCGCTTCCCGGTACGTTTCACGATGGAACTCGCCCAGCAACTCTATGAAGGCATCGACCTTGGAGCGGAAGGGCGCCAGGGTCTCATCACCTACATGCGCACAGACTCAACACAAGTCGCGGCGTCAGCACAGGCGCGAGCGCGTGAGGTCATTGCCAAGCAGTTTGGCGAAGCGTACTTGCCTCCAGAGCCGCCAGTCTATACCAAGAAGGCGAAGGGAGCACAGGAGGCACACGAAGCCATCCGACCAACCGATCCAGCACGCTTGCCGAACGCCGTGAAGCCGTACCTCTCTGACGCACAGTACAAGCTGTATCGATTGATCTGGGAACGCTTTATCGCCAGCCAAATGGCAAATGCGATCTACGACACCACGAGTGTTGACATTGTCGCTGGCACCGCGCCCGATCACGCGCCGTATCTGCTCCGGGCAAGCGGCTCGGTTATCCGCTTCCCTGGCTTCTTGGCCGTCTACCGTGAGGGGCGTGACGACGAAATGCAGGACGAACTCGACCAGCGCCCGCTGCCGCCGTTGCATGACGGCCAGGCCCTGCGACTCATTGCTGTCCGTCCAGAGCAGCACTTTACGCAGCCGCCGCCGCGCTACACTGAGGCAAGCCTGGTGAAGACGCTGGAAGAGCTGGGCATTGGCCGGCCAAGCACCTATGCCCCAACAATTGAGACGCTGAAGCAACGGCAATATGTCCAGGTCGAAGACCGCAAGCTTGTACCAACCCAACTTGGCATGCTGGTCAACGACTTGCTCGTCGAGCACTTCCCCGATATCGTCGACGTGCAATTCACGTCACGGATGGAGGAAGAGCTGGACGAGATTGCCTCGGGACAACGCGAATGGGTACCGGTCGTCGCAGCGTTCTATCAGCCGTTCCATGAGACGGTCGAGAAGGCCGAACAGACAATCAGCAAAGTGCGCGTGGCCGATGAGCCGACAGACGAAGTCTGTGAACTCTGCGGTCGGCCAATGGTGATCAAGTTCGGCCGATTTGGGCGCTTCCTTGCCTGTAGCGGCTTTCCAGAGTGCCGCAACAAGCGGTCGCTGGTCGAGAAGATCGGCGTCACCTGCCCAGCCTGTGGGCAAGGCGAGATTGTGGTGCGGCGGAGCAAGCGTGGACGGGTCTTCTATGGCTGCAGTCGCTACCCAGCGTGTGACTTCGTCAGCTGGGAGCGTCCAACTGGCGAGCGTTGTCCGCAGTGCGGCGGGCTGCTCGTGGTGACGACACGACGCGGGCAGGACATTGTGCACTGCAGCTCATGCAGTTATCGGGCTGAGCCGATCGCTCAACCCGCGTAAGGCAGCCGATGACGAAATACGCTACAATTGACCGGTTTGCGCGGGCAGCCCGCGGGGAGTACGGCATGGCGTGGCACGGCACAACCATTCTTGGCGTTCTGCGTGACGGCGTCGTCGCGTTAGGCGGAGACGGCCAGGTCACGGCCGGCGACATCGTGCTGAAGCACCATGCACGGAAGATCCGCGCGCTGGCAAATGGCAGCATTCTGGCAGGGTTTGCTGGAGCAGTTGCGGACGCGCTTACGCTCTTTGACAAGTTTGAGCAGCATCTGCGCAGTGCGAACGGCGATCTGCGCCATGCTGCGGTTGAACTTGCCAAGGAATGGCGGACAGACCGCTATCTCCGGCGGCTGGAGGCTCAACTCCTTGTCGCTGACCCTCAGCAACTCCTGCTCCTCTCCGGCGAAGGCGACGTGCTAGAGCCAGACGACGGCGTTGCGGCAATTGGGACTGGGGGCGCGTACGCCGCGGCGGCCGCCCGCGCCTTGCTCCGTCACACGACGCTGAGCGCGCCGGAGATTGTCCGCGCCGCCATGGAAGTCGCTGCCGACCTCTGCATCTATACCAACCACGAGATCACGTTGCTCACAGCCCCACCACTCAACCAAGGAGGAGCACACTATACGGACGATGAGCGCGAAGACATTGACTGAAAAAGCATCGCTGGCACTCACGCCAGCACAGATTGTCGCTGAGCTTGATCGCTATATCGTTGGTCAAGAGAGCGCCAAGCGCGCTGTTGCCGTTGCCTTGCGCAACCGCTGGCGATGGCAACAACTTCCCGACGAGATCCGCCGTGATATCTTCCCAAAGAACATCTTGATGATTGGGCCGACCGGCGTAGGCAAGACGGAAATTGCCCGCCGCGTGGCAAAACTCGTCGATGCCCCCTTCATCAAGGTTGAAGCGACAAAGTTCACGGAAGTTGGCTACGTCGGGCGCGATGTCGAGTCGATCGTGCGCGAACTTGTCGAGGCCAGCATCAGTATGCTCCATGGTGAGCGCTTGGAAGCTGTCCGCGACGAGGCTGCGCGCGCGGCACTGCAGCGGCTCGTCGACCTGCTCGTCGAACAGCGAATGCGCCGGCGTGGCGCGCGCTCGAGCAAAGACGAGGGTGAGGAAGGCGAGCACGCTGAGGAGAACGAGACCCCAGAAGAGCGGCGCAAGCGCGAAGCCGCCCAGCGTCGTCGGCTTAACCGGCAGCGTCGTCGCCTGCTGGAACTGCTCAGCCACGATGGGCTCGAAGACGAAACGGTCGAGCTTGACATCGACACCGACTTCGACGTGTTCATCGAAGGCAACGGAGACTTCGCCGCTGAGGAGTTGCAGGAAGCCTTTGGGGAGTTCCTGGAAAGCTTCCCACGACGGCGAACGCGTCGCGTCTCGATTCGTGAAGCGCGGCGTATCCTCACCCAGCAAGAAGCCCAGCGGCTCATCGACTTCGACACTGTCGTTGAAGCGGCGATCAAGCGGGCAGAAGAGTCAGGCATCATCTTCATCGATGAGATCGATAAACTGATCACCCGTGGGTCAGGGGAGTATGGCCCCGACGTCTCGGGGGAAGGCGTGCAACGCGACTTGCTGCCAATCGTCGAAGGCTCGGTCGTGATGACCCGCTACGGGCCCGTCCGCACTGACCACATGCTCTTTATTGCCGCGGGGGCGTTCCACGGCGTGAGTCCTTCTGACCTGATTCCCGAGCTGCAGGGACGGTTCCCGATTCGGGTGGAACTCCAGCGTCTCAGCGAGGATGACCTGTACAAGATCCTGACCGTCCCGGAAAATGCGCTGACACGGCAATATGCTGAGATGCTGCGGGTCGAAGGGGTGACCCTTGAGTTCACCGAGGACGGCTTGCGTGAGATTGCTCGCTATGCCGCTGAGGTGAATGAGCGCACGGAAGATATCGGTGCGCGACGATTGGCGACCATCATGGAGCGCGTGCTCGAGGACATCTCGTTCCATGCACCCGACTATGCGGGGCAGACGGTGACGATCGACGCGGCGTATGTCCGCTCACGGGTCGACGACGTTGCGGCTGACGACGATTTGAGCAAGTTCATCCTCTAGCCGTCGTGGACGAGCGGGAGGAGAGGGAGGGGTATGCCAACGTTCCGCCGGCTCTCGATCCTAATCCCGGTCTATAACGAAGAACGAACCGTCGCGGAGTTACTCAGGCGCGTGCAGAGCGTTGAACTGCCGCTGGAGCGCGAACTGGTCGTCGTTGACGACGGCTCGACCGACGGAACACGGGCTGTCCTCTCGGCACTCTCACCCGATATCCCCGAAATGCGGCTCATCTTCCACCCGGTCAACCGTGGGAAGGGCGCCGCGGTCCGCACCGCCCTCGAAGCTGCGACAGGCGACATTCTGCTGATTCAAGATGCTGACCTGGAATACGATCCCCGCGACTATCCTGCTCTCCTCCGGCCAATTCTTGAAGGTCGGAGCCAGGTCGTCTACGGCTCGCGCTTTCTTGGCGAGCATAAAGCGATGTACTTCTGGCACGCGGTCGGGAACCGCTTCCTGACGCTGGTGACGAACCTGCTCTATGACACGACGCTGACGGACATGGAGACGGGGTACAAGGTCTTCACCGCCGAGGTTGCACAGCACATCGCCCTCCGGAGCGAGCGCTGGGGTTTTGATCCGGAGATCACCGCGCAAATCCTCCGCCGCGGCTATCGCATTTACGAAGTGCCCATTTCCTACAATGGGCGAGAGTATTGGGAGGGCAAGAAGATCACCTGGCGGGACGGGGTGACTGTCCTGCTGACACTGCTTCGCTACCGGTTTTTGCCATAGACGGAGGAGGCGACGGATGGGCGTTGACCAGGTCATCGCAGTTGACCTCGGCGGTACGCACCTGCGCGCAGCCCGCATTACCCGTGACGGGACACTGACACATCACCAGGCCACCGAGACACGCGCAAATGAGGGTGTTGCGGCAGTTATCGACCGGATTTGCGCACTCGTCGAGCAGGTCGCACATCAAGCAGGCGTTGCAGCTGACACGCCGGTCGGCATCGTTGCCCCGGGCCCGCTCGATCCTGTCCGCGGCGTCATCCACATGGCGCCAAACCTCCCCGGCTGGCACGACGTACCACTCAAAGACGAACTCGTGCGTCGTCTGAAGCGACCGATTGTGCTCGGCAACGATGGGAATGGCGCGGCGCTTGGCGAAGCGCTCTTCGGTGCTGCTCGTGGAGCACGACACATTGTGCACTGTGTCATTGGCACGGGCTTCGGGGGTGGCATCATCACCCATGGGTTGCTTGTCGAGGGTGTCGCAGGACTGGGTGCCGAAGTTGGACACGTGCCGGTTGACCCCAACGGGCCGCGCTGCCACTGCGGAGGCATCGGTTGCCTGGAAGCGTTCGTAAGCGGATGGGCACTTGCGCGCGACGGCGAGGCGCTTGTGCAATCTGGCCGGTCGCCCAGCATCACCCAGCTTGCTGGCGGGCAACCGGTCACTGCCGATATCGTCACTGCAGCTGCACGCCAAGGCGATCCGGCAGCACGGGCTATCTTCGCCCAGGCCGGACGAGCGCTGGCGGTCGGGCTTGCAGGTCTCATCAACCTTTTCAACCCGGAAGTGATCGTGCTTGGGGGTGGTGTGGCCGAAGCCGGCGAACTGCTGACAGCACCACTCCAGCAGTGGCTTCCAACCTACGCGATGCCGCATATTGCTGACCATGTGCGTATCGTGACCTCATCCCTTGGACCAAACGTCGGGTTGTACGGCGCGGCTGCTCGCGCGTTCCTCGTCAGTGACGGCGTGCCACCGAACGCGATCCGGCTACCAGACCGGTAGCGACGCGCCCCATGCGCAGCTTCTGGTTGACAAGTGGTGCGGTCTCGTCCATCCTGCACGCGGGCACAGGCAACGGGTCTGCGCTGTGCCGCCGGTGCAAGGGTGCGCCACGATGCGCACAGTGACGCGCAGCGCAAGCGAGAGCCGGGAATGCAGCGAGTAAGGAGGCAAGACGTGGCGGAGCATCCGGCGTATCTCTGGTGGAACGGCAAGCTTGTGCGGTGGGAAGAGGCGACAGTTCACGTCACCGACCTTGGATGGTCGACCGTCGGGGCTGTCTTCGAAGGCATTCGCATGTACTGGAACGCCGAGGCTGGGGAAGGCTTCGTGTTCCGCCTGCAAGATCACCTGGAGCGATTGCACCACTCGATGAAGCTCGTGCGTCTTGAACGCCGATACAGCGTGGATGAGCTCACTGAAGCGGTCATCACGCTGCTCCGTGCCAATGAGTGTCGCGAAGATACCTACATCCAGCCAGTCGCCTACCGCAGTGGCGGGCCGAAGAGTTTGAGCGGGTATAGCCCTGAGTCGCAAATCTACATTTCGATCCGACCAATGCCATCAGAACTGCTCAGTGGCAAAGCGGTGCATGCCCGTGTCAGCTCGTGGCGACGGATTGCCGATGATGTGATGCCGCCACGAGTCAAGAATATCTCAAACTACCGCAACAGCCAGCTGGCGACGATGGAAGCACTCCAGGATGGCTATGACGCGGCAATCCTGCTGAACACGCAGGGCAAAGTAGCCGAAGGGCCAGGTGCTTGCCTCATGCTGGTGCGGAACGGCAAGCTCATCACGCCCGACGTGACCAGCAGCATTTTGGAGAGTATTACTCGCGACACGCTGCTGACGCTCGCCCGCGAGGACCTTGGGCTGCTCGTGGAAGAGCGACCGGTTGATCGCACCGAACTCTATCTTGCGGACGAAGTCTTCTTGTGCGGCACAGCCGCCGAGATTACCCCAATTGCGAGCATTGATCGGTACCAGATTGGCGATGGCGCACCTGGGCCGATTACCCAGCAACTTGCTCGCCTCTATCACGACATCGTCCGTGGCATCGACCCACGTCGTCCACTCTGGCGCACGCCGGTGGGCATGACCCAGTTGACTAAGGCCTAACAGCGAACACGCGTGAAATTGGCCCGGCGAGCCAGGTCGTGACGAACAGCATCCTGGCTCGCCGGGAGCTACCACCGTGTATGCGCGACCTGCTCACTTCGAGTCAAGCGACGCGAACAGCCCCTCCTCATCCATCCGCTGCAAGGCACGGTCGAACGCTTCGATCGTGGCATCGATTTCTGCTTCGGTGTGAACAGCGCTGACGAGGCCACCACCATGGAAGAGATCAACGCCTTCGTTCACCATGGCCAGGTGCAAGAGGTGGCCAAGCCGACCACTGAGGCCAGCTTTCAGCACTTCTGGTGCGACGCCTTCTGGTATACGAATGTCCTCGCCGTGCTGATTGGCGCAGCGCGTCCCCAGGACAATATGGAACACGGAACTCTCGCCCCAGACAAAGCCGGGAATACCTCGCCGAACGAGGATCTGGTTCATGCCACGCCGCAGCCGGGCGGCCATGGCGTCAGCATGGCGCTGCACGGCTGGATCAGCGACGATCTGCAGGCACGCGCACCCCGCTGCTGCTGAAAGGGGATTGGCATTAAACGTGCCAGGATGCTGGACGCGGCGCTCTTGGTTCCAGGCTGGATCGTCACGGAACTCGAGCAAGGCCAGAATGTCAGCCCGCCCGCCGACCGCGCCACCTGGCAGTCCACCTGCCATAATCTTGGCCATTGTCGTCAGATCAGGTCGAATACCGAGCAGGCCCTGCACACCGCCCGGCGACCAACGGAAACCCGTGATGACCTCGTCGAAGATCAGTACGGTGTCGTACCGTTGCGTAATCTCGCGGAGGCGGTGGAGGAAGCCGTCGGGCAGGGGGATCGAAGCCCAAGATGCACCACTTGGCTCAAGGATAACCGCGGCAATATCGCCTTCGGACAAGCGGCGCTCGACGAACGCCAGATCGTTGACTGGCGCAACGATGACGGTGTCAAAGACCGCCTGGGGAATCCCGGGCGACGAGCGAGCGGTGAACGGCAGCTTCTCACCTGGCACAGCAT contains:
- the topA gene encoding type I DNA topoisomerase gives rise to the protein MLVIVESPAKARTISRYLGPGYTVMASMGHVRDLPKSKLGVDVEHGFTPTYVILKEKQPVIKELKERVNQARELILATDPDREGEAIAWHLIEATGAHEKPRRRIVFHEITPEAIRAALQSPRDIDMRLVNAQQARRVLDRLVGYEISPLLWRKVRRGLSAGRVQSVALRLIVEREREIQAFVPQEYWTIAVDLMPEPDGTTEPQPFTAALVRINGEKPELPNEAAARAVAEALERAGYWVQQVTQREKQRRPAPPFTTSTLQQEAARKLRFPVRFTMELAQQLYEGIDLGAEGRQGLITYMRTDSTQVAASAQARAREVIAKQFGEAYLPPEPPVYTKKAKGAQEAHEAIRPTDPARLPNAVKPYLSDAQYKLYRLIWERFIASQMANAIYDTTSVDIVAGTAPDHAPYLLRASGSVIRFPGFLAVYREGRDDEMQDELDQRPLPPLHDGQALRLIAVRPEQHFTQPPPRYTEASLVKTLEELGIGRPSTYAPTIETLKQRQYVQVEDRKLVPTQLGMLVNDLLVEHFPDIVDVQFTSRMEEELDEIASGQREWVPVVAAFYQPFHETVEKAEQTISKVRVADEPTDEVCELCGRPMVIKFGRFGRFLACSGFPECRNKRSLVEKIGVTCPACGQGEIVVRRSKRGRVFYGCSRYPACDFVSWERPTGERCPQCGGLLVVTTRRGQDIVHCSSCSYRAEPIAQPA
- the hslV gene encoding ATP-dependent protease subunit HslV, whose translation is MAWHGTTILGVLRDGVVALGGDGQVTAGDIVLKHHARKIRALANGSILAGFAGAVADALTLFDKFEQHLRSANGDLRHAAVELAKEWRTDRYLRRLEAQLLVADPQQLLLLSGEGDVLEPDDGVAAIGTGGAYAAAAARALLRHTTLSAPEIVRAAMEVAADLCIYTNHEITLLTAPPLNQGGAHYTDDEREDID
- the hslU gene encoding ATP-dependent protease ATPase subunit HslU, whose product is MSAKTLTEKASLALTPAQIVAELDRYIVGQESAKRAVAVALRNRWRWQQLPDEIRRDIFPKNILMIGPTGVGKTEIARRVAKLVDAPFIKVEATKFTEVGYVGRDVESIVRELVEASISMLHGERLEAVRDEAARAALQRLVDLLVEQRMRRRGARSSKDEGEEGEHAEENETPEERRKREAAQRRRLNRQRRRLLELLSHDGLEDETVELDIDTDFDVFIEGNGDFAAEELQEAFGEFLESFPRRRTRRVSIREARRILTQQEAQRLIDFDTVVEAAIKRAEESGIIFIDEIDKLITRGSGEYGPDVSGEGVQRDLLPIVEGSVVMTRYGPVRTDHMLFIAAGAFHGVSPSDLIPELQGRFPIRVELQRLSEDDLYKILTVPENALTRQYAEMLRVEGVTLEFTEDGLREIARYAAEVNERTEDIGARRLATIMERVLEDISFHAPDYAGQTVTIDAAYVRSRVDDVAADDDLSKFIL
- a CDS encoding glycosyltransferase family 2 protein → MPTFRRLSILIPVYNEERTVAELLRRVQSVELPLERELVVVDDGSTDGTRAVLSALSPDIPEMRLIFHPVNRGKGAAVRTALEAATGDILLIQDADLEYDPRDYPALLRPILEGRSQVVYGSRFLGEHKAMYFWHAVGNRFLTLVTNLLYDTTLTDMETGYKVFTAEVAQHIALRSERWGFDPEITAQILRRGYRIYEVPISYNGREYWEGKKITWRDGVTVLLTLLRYRFLP
- a CDS encoding ROK family protein, giving the protein MGVDQVIAVDLGGTHLRAARITRDGTLTHHQATETRANEGVAAVIDRICALVEQVAHQAGVAADTPVGIVAPGPLDPVRGVIHMAPNLPGWHDVPLKDELVRRLKRPIVLGNDGNGAALGEALFGAARGARHIVHCVIGTGFGGGIITHGLLVEGVAGLGAEVGHVPVDPNGPRCHCGGIGCLEAFVSGWALARDGEALVQSGRSPSITQLAGGQPVTADIVTAAARQGDPAARAIFAQAGRALAVGLAGLINLFNPEVIVLGGGVAEAGELLTAPLQQWLPTYAMPHIADHVRIVTSSLGPNVGLYGAAARAFLVSDGVPPNAIRLPDR
- a CDS encoding branched-chain amino acid transaminase, giving the protein MAEHPAYLWWNGKLVRWEEATVHVTDLGWSTVGAVFEGIRMYWNAEAGEGFVFRLQDHLERLHHSMKLVRLERRYSVDELTEAVITLLRANECREDTYIQPVAYRSGGPKSLSGYSPESQIYISIRPMPSELLSGKAVHARVSSWRRIADDVMPPRVKNISNYRNSQLATMEALQDGYDAAILLNTQGKVAEGPGACLMLVRNGKLITPDVTSSILESITRDTLLTLAREDLGLLVEERPVDRTELYLADEVFLCGTAAEITPIASIDRYQIGDGAPGPITQQLARLYHDIVRGIDPRRPLWRTPVGMTQLTKA
- a CDS encoding aspartate aminotransferase family protein; protein product: MARSTLTIEEAFIAQHPGSRARYERAVRDFPSGVTHDARYLRPFPLYVERASGPKKWDVDGNELIDYAMGHGALLLGHAHPAIVEAVTAQVQRGTHYGAGHELELEWAERIRSLMPSCERVKFTASGTEATLLAMRLARAFTGRQKILKFAGHFHGWQDYAVPGEKLPFTARSSPGIPQAVFDTVIVAPVNDLAFVERRLSEGDIAAVILEPSGASWASIPLPDGFLHRLREITQRYDTVLIFDEVITGFRWSPGGVQGLLGIRPDLTTMAKIMAGGLPGGAVGGRADILALLEFRDDPAWNQERRVQHPGTFNANPLSAAAGCACLQIVADPAVQRHADAMAARLRRGMNQILVRRGIPGFVWGESSVFHIVLGTRCANQHGEDIRIPEGVAPEVLKAGLSGRLGHLLHLAMVNEGVDLFHGGGLVSAVHTEAEIDATIEAFDRALQRMDEEGLFASLDSK